Proteins encoded within one genomic window of Oncorhynchus keta strain PuntledgeMale-10-30-2019 chromosome 12, Oket_V2, whole genome shotgun sequence:
- the LOC127906513 gene encoding collagen alpha-1(I) chain-like has translation MGRVQVGISSRRRSGAGCRPPCARRSLHFGGGPGAWTFTGGNVPQIIAEATRPPIIAGGSGPETVAAWIITAGSGPRIDAGGFPGKCGELKQAALGFAGKPGTPCVELALDNLDRGDAQETRNAGILLERSPAGIRLERSPAGIRLERSPAGILLERSPAGIRLERSPAGIRLECSPAGILLECSPAGILLERSPAGILLERSPAGIRLECSPAGIRLECSPAGLLLERSPAGLLLERSPAGIQLERSPEGILLERSPAGIRLERSPAGIRLERSPAGIRLECSPAGIRVPGSVPGSVPDSVPGSVPGSVPDSVPGSVPDSVPGSVPGSVPGNISDCAPDSVPGSVPGSVPGSVPGSVPGSVPGNISDCAPDSVPGSVPGSVPGSVPGSVPGSVPDSVPDSVTGSVPGSVPDSVPDSVTGSVPDSVPGSVPDSVPDSVTGSVPGSVPDSVTGSVPGSVPDNISDCAPDSVSGSVPGSVPDNIYDCAPDSVLGSVPGSVPGSVPDSVPGSVPGNISDCAPGSVPGSVTDCAPGSVPGSVTDCVPGSVPDNIYDCAPGSVPGSVTDCVPGSVPGNISDCAPDSVPGSVPGSAPDSVSGSVPGSVPDNIYDCAPNSVLGSVPGSVPGSVPGSIPGNISDCAPGSVPGSVTDCVPGSVPASVPGNISDCAPDSVSGSVPGSAPDSVPGSVPGSVTGSAPDSVPGSAPGSVPGSVTGSVPGSVPGSAPDSVPGSAPDSVPGSVPGSVPGSVTGSAPDSVPGSAPGSVPGSVTGSVPGSVRGSAPDSVPGSVTDNISDCAPDSVPGSVPGSAPDSVPGSVPGSVPDSVPGSAPGSVPGSVTGSVPGSVPGSAPDSVPGSVPGSVTGSVPGSVPDSVPGSVPGSVPGNISDCAPDSVPGSVPGRVTDNISDCNCLS, from the exons ATGGGGAGGGTCCAGGTGGGCATCTCTTCACGGCGGCGGTCCGGTGCGGGCTGTAGACCCCCCTGCGCCCGCAGATCCCTTCACTTTGGTGGCGGCCCTGGTGCATGGACCTTCACTGGAGGAAACGTGCCGCAGATCATCGCCGAAGCAACCAGACCACCGATCattgctggaggctctggaccggaGACCGTCGCTgcatggatcatcactgcaggctccgGACCGCGGATCGacgctggaggcttc CCCGGCAAGTGTGGGGAGCTGAAACAGGCTGCACTGGGCTTTGCTGgcaaaccggggacaccgtgtGTAGAGCTGGCGCTGGATAACCTGGACCGAGGAGATGCCCAGGAGACCAGGAACGCCG GCATCCTGTTGGAACGCAGCCCAGCAGGCATCCGGTTGGAACGCAGCCCAGCAGGCATCCGGTTGGAACGCAGCCCAGCAGGCATCCTGTTGGAACGCAGCCCAGCAGGCATCCGGTTGGAACGCAGCCCAGCAGGCATCCGGTTGGAATGCAGCCCAGCAGGCATCCTGCTGGAATGCAGCCCAGCAGGCATCCTGCTGGAACGCAGCCCAGCAGGCATCCTGTTGGAACGCAGCCCAGCAGGCATCCGGTTGGAATGTAGCCCAGCAGGCATCCGGTTGGAATGCAGCCCAGCAGGCCTCCTGTTGGAACGCAGCCCAGCAGGCCTCCTGTTGGAACGCAGCCCAGCAGGCATCCAGTTGGAACGCAGCCCTGAAGGCATCCTGTTGGAACGCAGCCCAGCAGGCATCCGGTTGGAACGCAGCCCAGCAGGCATCCGGTTGGAACGCAGCCCAGCAGGCATCCGGTTGGAATGCAGCCCAGCAGGCATCCG TGTCCCTGGTAGTGTCCCTGGTAGTGTCCCTGATAGTGTCCCTGGTAGTGTCCCTGGTAGTGTCCCTGATAGTGTCCCTGGTAGTGTCCCTGATAGTGTCCCTGGTAGTGTCCCTGGTAGTGTCCCTGGTAACATATCTGATTGTGCCCCTGATAGTGTCCCTGGTAGTGTCCCTGGTAGTGTCCCTGGTAGTGTCCCTGGTAGTGTCCCTGGTAGTGTCCCTGGTAACATATCTGATTGTGCCCCTGATAGTGTCCCTGGTAGTGTCCCTGGTAGTGTCCCTGGTAGTGTCCCTGGTAGTGTCCCTGGTAGTGTCCCTGATAGTGTCCCTGATAGTGTCACTGGTAGTGTCCCTGGTAGTGTCCCTGATAGTGTCCCTGATAGTGTCACTGGTAGTGTCCCTGATAGTGTCCCTGGTAGTGTCCCTGATAGTGTCCCTGATAGTGTCACTGGTAGTGTCCCTGGTAGTGTCCCTGATAGTGTCACTGGTAGTGTCCCTGGTAGTGTCCCTGATAACATATCTGATTGTGCCCCTGATAGTGTCTCTGGTAGTGTCCCTGGTAGTGTCCCTGATAACATATATGATTGTGCCCCTGATAGTGTCCTTGGTAGTGTCCCTGGTAGTGTCCCTGGTAGTGTCCCTGATAGTGTCCCTGGTAGTGTCCCTGGTAACATATCTGATTGTGCCCCTGGTAGTGTCCCTGGTAGTGTCACTGATTGTGCCCCTGGTAGTGTCCCTGGTAGTGTCACTGATTGTGTCCCTGGTAGTGTCCCTGATAACATATATGATTGTGCCCCTGGTAGTGTCCCTGGTAGTGTCACTGATTGTGTCCCTGGTAGTGTCCCTGGTAACATATCTGATTGTGCCCCTGATAGTGTCCCTGGTAGTGTCCCTGGTAGTGCCCCTGATAGTGTCTCTGGTAGTGTCCCTGGTAGTGTCCCTGATAACATATATGATTGTGCCCCTAATAGTGTCCTTGGTAGTGTCCCTGGTAGTGTCCCTGGTAGTGTCCCTGGTAGTATCCCTGGTAACATATCTGATTGTGCCCCTGGTAGTGTCCCTGGTAGTGTCACTGATTGTGTCCCTGGTAGTGTCCCTGCTAGTGTCCCTGGTAACATATCTGATTGTGCCCCTGATAGTGTCTCTGGTAGTGTCCCTGGTAGTGCCCCTGATAGTGTCCCTGGTAGTGTCCCTGGTAGTGTCACTGGTAGTGCCCCTGATAGTGTCCCTGGTAGTGCCCCTGGTAGTGTCCCTGGTAGTGTCACTGGTAGTGTCCCTGGTAGTGTCCCTGGTAGTGCCCCTGATAGTGTCCCTGGTAGTGCCCCTGATAGTGTCCCTGGTAGTGTCCCTGGTAGTGTCCCTGGTAGTGTCACTGGTAGTGCCCCTGATAGTGTCCCTGGTAGTGCCCCTGGTAGTGTCCCTGGTAGTGTCACTGGTAGTGTCCCTGGTAGTGTCCGTGGTAGTGCCCCTGATAGTGTCCCTGGTAGTGTCACTGATAACATATCTGATTGTGCCCCTGATAGTGTCCCTGGTAGTGTCCCTGGTAGTGCCCCTGATAGTGTCCCTGGTAGTGTCCCTGGTAGTGTCCCTGATAGTGTCCCTGGTAGTGCCCCTGGTAGTGTCCCTGGTAGTGTCACTGGTAGTGTCCCTGGTAGTGTCCCTGGTAGTGCCCCTGATAGTGTCCCTGGTAGTGTCCCTGGTAGTGTCACTGGTAGTGTCCCTGGTAGTGTCCCTGATAGTGTCCCTGGTAGTGTCCCTGGTAGTGTCCCTGGTAACATATCTGATTGTGCCCCTGATAGTGTCCCAGGTAGTGTCCCAGGTCGTGTCACTGATAACATATCTGATtgtaactgtctctcatga